Proteins encoded by one window of Cytobacillus sp. IB215665:
- a CDS encoding helix-turn-helix transcriptional regulator — translation METENWGRRIRAFRKLKGYTQESFAKDLGVSITVLGEVERGNRLPSEELVKNISDKLEVSIGELSPFSDL, via the coding sequence ATGGAAACGGAGAATTGGGGAAGACGTATTCGAGCTTTTCGAAAGCTAAAGGGCTATACCCAAGAAAGTTTTGCAAAAGATCTTGGGGTTTCAATAACTGTGTTAGGAGAGGTAGAGAGAGGAAATCGATTACCTAGCGAAGAGTTAGTGAAAAATATTTCGGATAAACTTGAAGTAAGTATAGGTGAGTTATCGCCATTTAGTGACCTATAA